The DNA segment CCCGTAGCCGGAAAAGCCCCCCATGCCGTCCGAGCTTATGAGCACGAGGCCGTCGGCGGCGGCCCTTATCGGTGTGCCGCTCGGAGCGGGGATGTCGATTCCCCAGTGGTATCTCCTGCCGCGTTTGCCGAACCCCGAGGATATCTTCCCCGGAAGCGGCCATATGAGGCCTGAAGAAACGACCGCTCCCGGTATCTTGAGCATAGTTCCCGCCGGGATGTCGGTGTAGTCCACTATGTTGTTGACCTCTATCAGCTCCTCTACCGTCGTACCGTACATGACCGACACCCTGTAAAGCGTCTGTCCCTCTTCGAGCATATGGTACCTGTAACCCTCCCTGACGGTCAGCTTTCCCGTCAGGCATTTCTGTATGTCCTTTTCACTCACCTTGGGAATGGACGGCGGCGG comes from the Thermodesulfobacteriota bacterium genome and includes:
- a CDS encoding peptidoglycan DD-metalloendopeptidase family protein, which gives rise to MKWLSGLLFLALLGACGKEPPPPSIPKVSEKDIQKCLTGKLTVREGYRYHMLEEGQTLYRVSVMYGTTVEELIEVNNIVDYTDIPAGTMLKIPGAVVSSGLIWPLPGKISSGFGKRGRRYHWGIDIPAPSGTPIRAAADGLVLISSDGMGGFSGYGRVVIIEHGGGLSTLYAHNSRNEVKPGICVRSGEVIAEVGSTGNATGSHLHFEVRNDGKPVNPLNYLP